From one Gossypium hirsutum isolate 1008001.06 chromosome D08, Gossypium_hirsutum_v2.1, whole genome shotgun sequence genomic stretch:
- the LOC107910096 gene encoding ACD11 homolog protein: MEYVTKVGNLVEASKRFATLENIVDVDIGNGTVKKQKSPSRDLRRVRQGLDLVRALFEQFLSSKDYSLRNAASTAYAQVLHRITHGRPMHEVTFSTEDKPKLLSQYMLVSESGEWL; encoded by the exons ATGGAGTACGTCACCAAG GTAGGTAATCTTGTGGAAGCATCAAAGAGGTTTGCCACTTTAGAAAATATAGTTGATGTAGATATAGGTAATGGGACAGTGAAAAAACAGAAAAGCCCTTCGCGTGATCTGCGTCGTGTTAGACAGGGTCTTGACCTCGTACGAGCTTTATTTGAACAATTTTTGTCATCCAA gGATTACTCATTGAGAAACGCAGCTTCAACAGCTTATGCTCAAGTATTGCACCGTATCACACATGGGCG GCCCATGCATGAAGTTACATTTTCAACAGAAGACAAACCAAAACTTCTTAGTCAGTATATGCTAG TTAGTGAATCTGGAGAGTGGCTATAA